DNA sequence from the Kiritimatiellia bacterium genome:
TCAAATGGCGCTGACCAACCGCCACATGGCGCCGGATATTGAGACGTTTTTCATGATGACGAAAGAATCCTACAGTTTTTTAAGCTCCAGCGCGGTGCGCGAAGTGGCCGCCCTGGGCGGGGACACCAGCAAGTTTGTGCCGGATTTTGTGCGGCGGGAGCTGATGAAGAAGATCAGGAAGTCAGGGGTCGGTAGTCAGCGGCCAAAATTTGGGAAAAAGCCATGAGTGCGCCAAGCGAAGCTGGCGCACACCAAGCCGGCAAAGCCGGCACGACCAAAGGTTAACCACCGGGTCGGAACGGAACTATGCGCGCAAAGAGGCAACGAACTGCGCGAAGCCATAGGAAAGGAGCGAGTCAGCCACAACGCAAGTGAAGGTATTGAGCCCCGAAATACTCCTTGTTGCACAGGGCCAAGGTTTTCATGCACTGGAAGCCAGCAGCGGGTTGCGCGAAATGGTGAGCACAATCCGCCGTGCCGGGGTCTAAGTCCGTGGCGGGCAAGCGAACGGTGGGCGTTGGAACTTGGGAGAGCCGCGTTGCTCTCGGAAAGCGGCCGACAAGCTGAAGAGGCGAGGAGGCGGTAAGGTGGCGCGGCAGTCGGATCAGCTCATAGTAAGGGAGTAGGCGGGGTAATGCCCGGCGCGGACAACGCAGTCCACCCGAAGGGGCTGACAACAGAACGTAGAGGGGAAAGGAAACAGATGCCTGACATAGAGCGGGAAGACACATTTGCGAAATTGACCCTCATAAAGAAACGAGCTTGCGAGGAGACCGGTTATCAGTTTACGTGCTTGGCACATTTACTGAACGCGGGTTATCTCAAAGCGTGCTACATGAAGCTTGGCCGAGACCGGGCGTGTGGCATAGATGACGTAACATGGAAGGAATACGGCGAAAAGCTGGATGAAAACCTAAACGACCTGGTAATGCGCCTGAAAGCCAAGCGGTATAAACCGCAACCGGCCAAGCGCGTGTATATACCCAAGAACGAGCACGAGAGAAGGCCGCTGGGAATGCCCGCATTGGAAGACAAGATCGTGCAGAAAGCGATAGTCGGAATACTTGAGGCAATCTACGAAGCGGATTTTCTGGACTGTTCATACGGGTTCAGGCCGGGCAGGAGCTGTCATAACGCGTTGGAAACTGTGGGTCGCAAAATCATGACCAAGCCCGTGAATCATGTGGTAGAGGCGGACATCAAGGGATGTTTTGACAAGATACCGCATGACTGGCTGATGAAGGCGTTGGAAGTTCGGATTAAAGACCCGAGCACGCTGCTGATAATCAGACGCTTTCTGAAAGCCGGATACATGGAGGCGGGCATGCTGATGGCGACCGAACAGGGGACGCCGCAAGGCGGCAACTTGAGTCCGTTACTTTGCAATGTATTCCTGCATTATGTGCTGGATGTATGGTTTGAGAGGAAAATCAAGCCGGAGTTGGAAGGGTATGCCGAGTTGGTGCGCTATGCGGATGACTTTATCTGTATGGTGCAGTCAGCGCAAGACGCCCGGAAAATAGAGCAGATACTGAAGGAACGATTTGCGCGTTATGGGATGGAACTGCATCCTGAAAAGACGCGCGGAATCAGTTTCGGCAGGTATGAGGAACAAAACGCCAAGCGGCAGAAGCGGTGCGCCAACACATTTGACTTTCTGGGCTTCACGCACTATTGCGGGAAAAGCCGGAAAGGCAACTTCATGGTGCATCGTAGAACCAGTGGCGCAAAGTTCCGCAAGAGGTGCAAGGAGTTGAACGCATGGCTGAAGACGGTCAGGAACGCGATGCCGACCAAAGAATGGTGGCCGATACTGGCAGCCAAACTGCGCGGTCATTATCAGTATTACGGAATAAGCGGAAACATACGCGCCTTGCAGCGCTACTATGCTGTCGCGCTCCGGCTGACGCGCAAATGGCTCAACCGTCGCAGTCAGCGCGGGAAACTCTGGCGGAAGCAATTTGCGGAATACGTGAAACGCTATCCGCTGCCGCAGCCTGCAATCAAGCACAATCTGTTTACGTTGTCGTTCGTTTCCGCCTTGGGCGGATCCGCCTCTGGCGGAAAATGAGTTCTGTTGAAGAGCCGGATGTGAGAAATTCACAAGTCCGGTTCCGTGAGGGGCATTGAAGTTTCCTCACACGGTTGAATATTGTGACACTCGCCAATCGAAAGAGGCGAGAAAACGGGGAATACAAAGCAAACCTAAATAAGGAAATCATATTATGTCTACTCGACAAAAAAACATACTTATCATTGGCGCCGGCGGGGTGGCGCACGTCGCGGCCCACAAGGCGGCCATG
Encoded proteins:
- the ltrA gene encoding group II intron reverse transcriptase/maturase, producing MAHLLNAGYLKACYMKLGRDRACGIDDVTWKEYGEKLDENLNDLVMRLKAKRYKPQPAKRVYIPKNEHERRPLGMPALEDKIVQKAIVGILEAIYEADFLDCSYGFRPGRSCHNALETVGRKIMTKPVNHVVEADIKGCFDKIPHDWLMKALEVRIKDPSTLLIIRRFLKAGYMEAGMLMATEQGTPQGGNLSPLLCNVFLHYVLDVWFERKIKPELEGYAELVRYADDFICMVQSAQDARKIEQILKERFARYGMELHPEKTRGISFGRYEEQNAKRQKRCANTFDFLGFTHYCGKSRKGNFMVHRRTSGAKFRKRCKELNAWLKTVRNAMPTKEWWPILAAKLRGHYQYYGISGNIRALQRYYAVALRLTRKWLNRRSQRGKLWRKQFAEYVKRYPLPQPAIKHNLFTLSFVSALGGSASGGK
- the coaD gene encoding pantetheine-phosphate adenylyltransferase (Catalyzes the conversion of ATP and pantetheine 4'-phosphate to diphosphate and 3'-dephospho-coA) gives rise to the protein QMALTNRHMAPDIETFFMMTKESYSFLSSSAVREVAALGGDTSKFVPDFVRRELMKKIRKSGVGSQRPKFGKKP